One Bacillus sp. FJAT-52991 genomic region harbors:
- the pyrR gene encoding bifunctional pyr operon transcriptional regulator/uracil phosphoribosyltransferase PyrR, producing MEKAVVMDEQAIRRALTRIAHEILEKNKGIENCILVGIRTRGIFLAKRLAERIKQIEGEEIPVGDLDITLYRDDLSIKTESKDPEVRGSDIPIDITNKTVILVDDVLYTGRTVRSALDAIMDIGRPSQIQMAVLVDRGHRELPIRADFIGKNIPSASSERIVVTLEEVDDIDKVAIHE from the coding sequence ATGGAAAAAGCGGTGGTTATGGACGAACAAGCCATTCGGCGTGCTTTAACTAGAATAGCTCATGAAATATTAGAAAAGAATAAGGGAATCGAAAATTGCATCCTCGTCGGTATTCGTACGAGAGGAATTTTCTTAGCTAAGCGTTTGGCTGAGAGAATAAAGCAAATAGAAGGTGAAGAAATTCCTGTTGGTGATCTAGATATTACTCTTTATCGAGATGATTTGTCCATTAAAACAGAAAGTAAAGACCCTGAAGTAAGGGGGTCGGATATTCCGATAGATATAACGAATAAAACGGTCATTTTGGTCGATGATGTCCTTTATACAGGCAGAACGGTTAGATCGGCTTTAGATGCCATTATGGATATCGGTCGTCCTTCACAAATTCAAATGGCTGTACTTGTAGATCGAGGACACCGTGAACTTCCAATCAGAGCAGACTTTATAGGAAAGAATATTCCTTCTGCTAGCAGTGAAAGAATTGTTGTGACATTAGAAGAAGTAGATGATATAGATAAAGTAGCGATTCATGAATAA
- a CDS encoding aspartate carbamoyltransferase catalytic subunit: MRNLVSIKDMHKDEILLILMQAKKFAQGENWHPGEQTFIANLFFEASTRTKTSFEVAERKLGLEVVPFEAGSSSVLKGETLYDTVRTLESIGVNAVVIRHEEEAYYQQLIDKVNIPVVNAGDGCGQHPTQCLLDLFTIQQEFGRFEGLKVGIVGDVRHSRVARSNAEALRKLGAEVRFSGPLEWFEQEYLEAGQFTELDQLVEEVDVLMLLRIQHERHGSEAAMTKEQYHQMYGLTVERERRMKQGSIIMHPAPVNRDVEIADCLVECERSRIFKQMENGVYVRMAVLKQVLEGRMSNELANQKWKYSC, from the coding sequence ATAAGAAATTTAGTATCAATTAAGGATATGCATAAAGATGAGATTCTGTTAATATTAATGCAAGCGAAAAAATTTGCTCAAGGAGAAAATTGGCATCCAGGAGAACAAACTTTCATCGCTAATTTGTTTTTCGAAGCAAGCACACGTACAAAAACAAGCTTTGAAGTAGCGGAAAGAAAGCTCGGTCTTGAAGTCGTTCCTTTTGAAGCAGGAAGCTCAAGTGTGTTGAAAGGGGAAACCTTATATGATACCGTTCGCACCCTTGAATCAATTGGTGTCAATGCCGTGGTGATCCGTCATGAAGAAGAGGCATACTATCAGCAATTAATAGATAAGGTAAACATTCCAGTCGTTAATGCAGGCGATGGCTGCGGACAACATCCAACTCAATGCTTGTTAGATCTATTTACGATTCAACAAGAATTTGGCCGCTTTGAAGGCTTGAAAGTAGGAATTGTTGGAGATGTTCGTCACAGCCGAGTTGCGAGATCGAATGCAGAGGCTTTAAGAAAGCTAGGTGCAGAAGTACGCTTCTCAGGCCCATTAGAGTGGTTTGAACAAGAATATTTAGAGGCAGGACAATTTACAGAGTTAGATCAACTCGTAGAAGAAGTAGATGTTCTCATGCTACTGAGAATTCAACATGAGCGTCATGGTAGCGAAGCCGCGATGACAAAAGAGCAATATCATCAAATGTATGGATTAACGGTTGAGCGTGAGCGAAGAATGAAACAAGGAAGCATTATTATGCATCCGGCACCAGTCAATCGTGATGTGGAAATTGCAGATTGTCTAGTTGAATGTGAACGCTCTAGAATTTTTAAACAAATGGAAAATGGCGTGTATGTCAGAATGGCTGTGTTAAAACAAGTGTTGGAAGGGAGAATGTCAAATGAACTGGCTAATCAAAAATGGAAATATTCTTGCTGA